A single window of Rubripirellula lacrimiformis DNA harbors:
- a CDS encoding penicillin-binding protein activator LpoB yields MTRNRSWITTALVTTSVSIAAIGAPGCAGRQYGHLLASNDQDMVGSHAAGAATWNPLVEESVAKLLGRCPPAIQTVGFQSVDGMPVDGSTIGSALATGPATVCFVGIENKSAEELGDFKDQIYEQIDSQINSAETFRGISRRMIDAALVETRLRPDALFLPNNRDLFAATLGRQGTPVDYLLYATITSGTTDRNKSSQRDYTLTLEMVNLHSGDFLKESAKIRKGYSKTRAGKWWNWGPFDQADG; encoded by the coding sequence ATGACGCGAAATCGCAGCTGGATTACCACCGCCCTGGTCACCACATCGGTCTCGATCGCCGCGATCGGGGCCCCCGGATGTGCGGGTCGACAATACGGCCACCTGTTGGCCAGCAATGATCAAGACATGGTGGGCAGCCACGCCGCCGGCGCCGCGACCTGGAACCCATTGGTGGAAGAATCGGTTGCCAAACTGTTGGGCCGCTGCCCGCCCGCGATCCAGACGGTCGGATTCCAGTCGGTCGATGGGATGCCCGTCGATGGCAGCACCATCGGTTCGGCGCTCGCGACCGGACCAGCGACGGTCTGTTTCGTCGGGATCGAAAACAAGAGTGCCGAAGAACTGGGTGACTTCAAGGACCAGATCTATGAACAGATCGACAGCCAGATCAATTCGGCGGAAACCTTTCGCGGCATCAGTCGCCGGATGATCGACGCGGCCCTGGTCGAAACTCGGCTTCGTCCAGACGCACTGTTCCTGCCCAATAACCGTGACCTGTTCGCCGCAACTTTGGGACGGCAGGGCACCCCGGTCGATTATCTGTTGTACGCAACCATCACCAGTGGGACGACGGATCGCAACAAGAGCAGCCAGCGCGACTATACGTTGACGCTGGAAATGGTGAACCTGCACAGTGGCGATTTTCTGAAAGAGTCGGCCAAGATCCGCAAAGGTTACAGCAAGACGCGTGCGGGCAAATGGTGGAATTGGGGTCCGTTTGATCAAGCCGATGGCTAG